The following DNA comes from Geobacter sp..
GCCCCCTGATCTCGGTGGCGCGCGACCATATCCTCGGTTTTGTCCACCTGGACGAAGCCATGATCACCCGGACCATCGAGGCCTGCTGGGACGGGATCAGACGCTGAACGCACCGGCAGCGCACTGCGGGCAGTAATTACCATATATCCATTATGGAATGAACATTCACTCCAATTTACGCGAGGAGGCGAACATGAAGCTGTTTGTCACACTTGTCATAGCAGCATGGACGCTGACGGTCATCGTCGTCCTGGTGAAGAAAAAGAACTAGCGGCCGGTTGGCCGTTAATGCCACCCCACCCATGACCAGCCCGCAGGGCTGGCAAACTTGCACATTGCAGAGGTATCCATGAAAAGCACGTACAGAGCCGAAATCCTTATGGCCGCTGCGGGTCTCGCAGTCTGCGGGCTGTTGCTCGCCGGATGCGGGAAAAAGACCAATGCCACCAATCCACAGCAGAAGGCCGTTCCCGAGGTCGGGGTCGTGGTGGTAGAACCCAAGCGCGTATCCCTGACCACGGAACTGCCCGGTCGGACATCGGCTCACCTGATTGCCGAGGTGCGCCCACAGGTCAGCGGAATCATCCAGAAGCGCCTCTTTACCGAAGGTTCCGATGTCAAGGCGGGGCAAGTGCTCTACCAGATCGATCCCTCCACCTACCGGGCGGCATACAACAGCGCCAGCGCCTCACTCTCCAGGGCTGAAGCCAATCTCATCCCGGCCCGGCTGAAGGAGGAACGCTTCCGCGACCTGGCCAAGATCAAGGCAGTCAGCCAACAGGATTACGACGATGCCAGCGCCGCCCTGAAACAGGCCGAGGCCGATGTGGCTGCGGCAAAAGCGGCAGTGGACACCGCGCGGATCAACCTGGCCTACACCAAGGTAACCGCCCCCATCTCCGGGCGGATCGGCCGTTCCACCGTAACCGACGGGGCACTGGTGACCGCCAATCAGGTCACGGCACTGGCAACGGTGCAGCAGCTCGGCACCATGTACGTGGATGTCGTCCAATCCAGCGCCGATCTGCTCCGCCTCAAGCGGAATCTCGCCAGCGGCGAGATCAGAAAGAACGGCGCCAGCCAGGCAAAGGTGAAACTCATCCTGGAGGACGGCAGCCCCTATCCGCTGCCCGGCACCCTGAAGTTTTCGGAAGTGACCGTCGACCAGAGCACCGGCTCCATCACCCTGCGGGCGATCTTCCCGAACCCGAAGCAGACCCTGCTCCCCGGCATGTTCGTGCAGGCCATCATCGAGGAAGGGGTAAGCGACCAGGCGATCCTTGTCCCGCAACGTGGCGTCACCCGGAATCCGCAGGGCGA
Coding sequences within:
- a CDS encoding efflux RND transporter periplasmic adaptor subunit yields the protein MKSTYRAEILMAAAGLAVCGLLLAGCGKKTNATNPQQKAVPEVGVVVVEPKRVSLTTELPGRTSAHLIAEVRPQVSGIIQKRLFTEGSDVKAGQVLYQIDPSTYRAAYNSASASLSRAEANLIPARLKEERFRDLAKIKAVSQQDYDDASAALKQAEADVAAAKAAVDTARINLAYTKVTAPISGRIGRSTVTDGALVTANQVTALATVQQLGTMYVDVVQSSADLLRLKRNLASGEIRKNGASQAKVKLILEDGSPYPLPGTLKFSEVTVDQSTGSITLRAIFPNPKQTLLPGMFVQAIIEEGVSDQAILVPQRGVTRNPQGEAMVMVVGAESKVEPRVIKVARTVGENWLVSEGLKAGDQVILEGIQKARPGTPVKVVPFGAKPEGAAAPAAAPAGKK